The genomic stretch AACAATTCGCTGGTTTTTCTGTATTAATCAACTAAGGTAGTCAAATTTGAGACTGATATAATGCCGGAATAAGAGTTTTCGATATTGATGCTTTTTTGCTGGTTGAAACGTTACTCGACGAAAGGATAAGGAAAATGAGTCTGGTGAAAAGAGAAGCACCGAAGTTCACTGCTGAAGCTGTTGTTGGCAAGGATTTCAAACAGGTTTCGCTCGACGATTTTAAGGGCAAGTGGGTAATTCTGTTCTTCTATCCGCTCGATTTCACTTTCGTCTGCCCAACCGAGATCAATGCGTTCTCCGACAGCAACGAGAAATTCGCTGAATTGAATGCGCAGCTTATGTGCTGTTCGGTTGACAGCAAATACACTCATCTCGCATGGGTAAATACTCCGCGCAAATACGGTGGACTCGGCGACACCAATTTCCCGATACTTTCCGATCTCACCAAGCAGATCGGACAGGACTACGGCGTTCTGCTTGAAGATGCGGGCGTTACTCTCCGTGGGTTGTTCATCATCGATCCGGAAGGCAAAGTGGCGTACGAAGTCGTCCATGATCTCGGGATCGGCCGCAACGTCGAGGAG from Candidatus Zixiibacteriota bacterium encodes the following:
- a CDS encoding peroxiredoxin produces the protein MSLVKREAPKFTAEAVVGKDFKQVSLDDFKGKWVILFFYPLDFTFVCPTEINAFSDSNEKFAELNAQLMCCSVDSKYTHLAWVNTPRKYGGLGDTNFPILSDLTKQIGQDYGVLLEDAGVTLRGLFIIDPEGKVAYEVVHDLGIGRNVEETLRVLKAIQANYESGEVCPANWAPGEDTMKGDPEGAKEYFSTHN